GGGAATTTATTCTCCTTGCAATCTATGCAGGAATAATTAATATCCTTTGagtaaaattgaagaaaattcAACTACTTCTCTGTCGAGTTAATACATATTAAAGGGGAATTCAACCACCaattaaacagaaaaaaaaaaaaaaaaaaaaaaaagatgaaactGAAAATCTTTGATGAAGTATTCTTGATTAAAACTGTGATGGTTGTGACATTTTTGCTGTGTACAAACAGAGTGCTTGGTTAAAACCTGTTAAAATCAAATCTTCATAAATGCAAACAGGAAGAAGACATATCAAATATGAATGCAGCtctgatgaaaaaaaaaatcagaattcAAAATCCCTTCACTGTAAAACTAGTTATTATTTATCATATAGAAGATAATACAACCAAAATACAAACATCCCGAAAATCCCACAAAAATGCAAAGCCAACAATGCTGCATAAATTTCAAAAGAAAGGAAATTCAAGATAAAAACATGAATCATAGGGGAAATTTCTGAGACTAAAAGATGATTTCTTCAGTTTGTGGAGCGATAATGCTAGGTTTAAATGCTGAATAGGCTACGCTGTACCACTGAGGAAACTGGAAATATGCAAATAAGGCCACTGGTACACAGGCTAGTAGGCCAATAGGAGCTGCAACCCATTCCACTCTGTGAGAAAGAACTATGTAAAGGGAAGCACCAAAGGCTGCAAACATGGTTACTATTGAAAAGAACAAAGTGATAAAACCAAGGATGAACAATTTTAAAGTTCTGACAGTGATTTCTTCTGAATAATCTAAGTTGAATATGCATATAAACATTAGCAATGAAGCTGACGTAGAGAAGAATGCAAGAGCGTCCGATACTGCAAAAATCATAAATGACGTTTCTTTCAAATAGATTGGAATCCCTGTATCCTGAGTGTTGCCCCCTGGCACGGTAAAAGCAGCCGCGAAAGTAACTGTGACAACAAGGGTTGGTACCACCATGCATGATGAAGCTATCGTTTTCATCCATTGCTCAGCTTCACGGGCAAGATTCTTGTGCTCCTGGCGAAATATTTCTCCCGGAGTCATGCCATTACGGTTTCTCATTTCTCGGTAGAAAGGTTCGACAATCGTTTCCACTTCCTGCAAAGAATTCAGAAACAGGAGATTATTCTTCAAGACTGCAAATTAAACTACTTGGAGCCAGAATTATTATATGGTGTGTAACCTTAAACCACTGCATATCAGAATGCATTTGCAGAGCAGCGCCAGGAATCTCATCCAGTGGCCCCAGCCTCGCAGCTAGATGCAACACGTTATCCCCTCCATGGTCTGTTGATGAGGTCACAAGATGCTTATTTTGCGGACTCAGTCCTTTTAGGATGGAGAAGATAAACTTCTGGCGGTGAATTATTGCCAAATGAAAAATGTTCCTTCTATCGGCACTGTCAACAAACCAAACTGACTCTGGCTAGGCCTTGATAATTTCTACAACCACTTCATAGATCCCCAACGTAGCAGCAGTGAATAGTGGATTTTTCAGTAGCATGCGAGTTTCTGAGGGTCTTGCTTTCAGAGCTTCCGTAATCAAGAAACTGAGTAGCTCTAGTGCTTGATTGTGCTTCAACTTTGTATTCCTTATGTTGTCTAGAAGCCCAA
This sequence is a window from Manihot esculenta cultivar AM560-2 chromosome 4, M.esculenta_v8, whole genome shotgun sequence. Protein-coding genes within it:
- the LOC122723480 gene encoding ankyrin repeat-containing protein NPR4-like, whose protein sequence is MHSDMQWFKEVETIVEPFYREMRNRNGMTPGEIFRQEHKNLAREAEQWMKTIASSCMVVPTLVVTVTFAAAFTVPGGNTQDTGIPIYLKETSFMIFAVSDALAFFSTSASLLMFICIFNLDYSEEITVRTLKLFILGFITLFFSIVTMFAAFGASLYIVLSHRVEWVAAPIGLLACVPVALFAYFQFPQWYSVAYSAFKPSIIAPQTEEIIF